The following are encoded together in the Vigna angularis cultivar LongXiaoDou No.4 chromosome 9, ASM1680809v1, whole genome shotgun sequence genome:
- the LOC108346784 gene encoding transcription factor NAI1, translating into MDESWEKWFSDLEMDDDELRLFNEHDVNSLEEELMKGESSVPYDSDFAINNNNNMENLSCLETNTNSSSEKNHEFSSCTLSFENSTVVSNDADEAFHAKQKKSTFQTQLHIMSERKRKRREKISTMREMGDDEFHLFVEHEMNSLEEELMKGESGSGFGINKNNNNMGDGSCLKKNTQRANSGSEKQVFSSCTLAFEDSTVVSNVADAAFHAKPEKKRSTFQTEQHIMAERKRREKISTMMIELSTMLPGLKKLDKISIVGKTIDYVKHLENRVNDLQEQKRKTESVKCCKNKGSNVNISEKFPKVDASVSGKDVRIRVICDRRENIVTKLFSKLESHHLSIVCSSVLPLGSSALNISIICQVEHFSMAVDDLVNILNEDLLKLYNLQ; encoded by the exons ATGGATGAATCATGGGAAAAATGGTTTTCTGATTTA GAAATGGATGATGATGAGTTGCGTTTGTTCAACGAACACGACGTGAACTCTCTTGAGGAAGAATTGATGAAGGGAGAGAGTTCAGTGCCTTATGATTCAGATTTTGctatcaacaacaacaacaacatggAAAATCTTTCATGTTTGGAAACGAACACGAATTCTAGTTCGGAGAAGAACCATGAATTTTCATCCTGCACTCTCTCTTTCGAGAACTCCACTGTTGTGTCAAATGATGCTGATGAAGCATTCCATGCGAAGCAAAAGAAAAGCACTTTTCAGACGCAGCTGCATATAATGTctgagaggaagaggaagaggagagagaaaatcAGCACTATGAGG GAAATGGGTGATGATGAGTTTCATTTGTTCGTTGAACACGAGATGAACTCTCTCGAGGAAGAATTGATGAAGGGAGAGAGTGGTTCAGGTTTTGGtatcaacaaaaacaacaacaacatggGCGATGGTTCGTGTTTGAAAAAGAACACACAACGTGCGAATTCTGGTTCGGAGAAACAGGTATTTTCATCCTGCACTCTCGCTTTTGAAGACTCCACTGTGGTTTCAAATGTTGCTGATGCAGCATTCCATGCAAAGcctgaaaagaaaagaagcacTTTTCAGACGGAACAGCACATCATGGCTGAGAggaagaggagagagaaaatcAGCACTATGATGATAGAACTTTCAACCATGCTTCCTGGTTTGAAAAAG TTGGACAAGATATCTATCGTTGGAAAAACGATCGATTATGTGAAACATTTAGAGAATCGTGTAAATGATTTGCAAGAACAGAAACGTAAGACAGAATCTGTAAAGTGCTGCAAAAACAAGGGATCCAATGTTAATATTTCAGAAAAATTTCCGAAAGTCGATGCAAGTGTTTCAGGTAAAGATGTAAGAATCAGAGTTATTTGTGACAGACGAGAAAACATTGTAACAAAGCTATTTTCGAAGCTTGAATCTCACCATCTCTCCATAGTTTGTAGCAGTGTTCTGCCATTGGGAAGTTCTGCTCTAAACATTTCTATCATTTGCCAG GTGGAACATTTCAGCATGGCAGTAGATGACTTagtgaatattttaaatgaggatttattgaaattatataacTTGCAATAA